A genomic stretch from Fusarium musae strain F31 chromosome 9, whole genome shotgun sequence includes:
- a CDS encoding hypothetical protein (BUSCO:EOG09260Z3X), with amino-acid sequence MSQPVKSGERRPSTSKGNRITNFFSSSPKSTGTQQALAAVQQNQTAATGFSPSPGLPTISLSTASPGDPNSIDASTTTLFQPKSAEELDRQKRADAQFGPLLHSSHRYTSQSHGEPLQAPIEDEPPYYFILTTYISYLILIVLGHIRDFFGKRFGNPKHYRALKASNGYAALNSDFDNFYVRRLKMRLDDCFARPTTGVPGRFITLMDRKSDDFNRTYQYTGTYTETLNMSSYNYLGFAQSEGPCADAVEACVKQYGISFCSPRGAAGTSDLALEVEREVAEFVGKPASMVFSMGYVTNSSSFPALVSKGCLIISDELNHASIRVGARLSGAVIQSFKHNDMADLERVVREAISQGQPRTHRPWKKILVVVEGLYSMEGTMCDLPGILALKNKYKFYLFVDEAHSVGALGPRGRGVCDYFGIDPSEVDILMGTLTKSFGANGGYIAAEKHIIDKLKSSNAATQYGETPAPCVLMQILASLKLITGELCPGQGEERLQRIAFNSRYLRLGLKRLGLIVYGHDDSPIIPVMLYHPAKLPAFSHEMLRRKISVVVVGYPATPLISSRARFCVSAAHNKEDLDRLLAACDEVGDILQIKFSTGVAGGLEHLPEGVDPKNEKEWRKENRIPLQAPRWNLEDVVQHGVQDSKIPLR; translated from the coding sequence ATGTCTCAACCCGTCAAGTCGGGCGAGAGGCGCCCCTCTACCTCAAAAGGCAACCGTAtcaccaacttcttctccagtAGCCCCAAGTCCACTGGTACCCAGCAAGCCCTTGCCGCTGTGCAGCAGAACCAAACCGCTGCTACTGGgttctctccttctcccgGTCTGCCTACAATCTCTCTCTCAACAGCGAGCCCTGGCGATCCCAACAGCATCGATGCCTCAACGACCACCCTCTTTCAGCCTAAGTCGGCCGAGGAGCTCGACCGTCAGAAGCGTGCCGATGCTCAGTTTGGCCCTCTCCTCCACTCGAGTCATCGATACACCAGCCAGTCTCATGGAGAGCCTCTCCAGGCCCCTATCGAGGATGAGCCTCCTTACTATTTCATTCTTACCACTTACATCAGCTACCTCATCCTGATCGTTCTTGGTCATATTCGCGACTTCTTTGGTAAGCGTTTCGGAAACCCCAAGCACTATCGCGCCCTCAAAGCCAGCAACGGCTATGCAGCTCTCAACAGCGATTTCGACAATTTCTATGTCCGACGTCTCAAGATGCGCCTTGATGATTGTTTCGCTCGTCCCACCACTGGCGTCCCCGGACGATTCATCACACTGATGGACCGCAAGTCCGACGACTTCAACCGCACTTATCAATATACCGGTACCTACACTGAGACTCTCAACATGAGTTCGTACAACTATCTTGGTTTTGCCCAGTCTGAAGGTCCTTGTGCCGATGCTGTGGAGGCCTGCGTCAAGCAATACGGAATCAGCTTCTGCAGTCCCCGTGGTGCTGCTGGTACTTCCGATCTTGCTCTTGAGGTCGAGCGTGAGGTTGCCGAATTTGTTGGCAAGCCCGCTTCTATGGTTTTCTCTATGGGTTACGTCACAAACTCAAGCTCTTTCCCCGCCCTTGTCTCCAAGGGTTGTCTGATCATTTCCGATGAACTCAACCATGCCTCCATCCGTGTTGGTGCTCGTCTTTCTGGTGCCGTTATTCAGAGCTTCAAGCACAATGATATGGCCGATCTGGAACGTGTTGTTCGTGAAGCTATTTCCCAAGGTCAACCCCGCACCCACCGTCCTTGGAAGAAGATTCTGGTCGTCGTCGAAGGTCTCTACTCGATGGAGGGTACCATGTGTGATCTCCCCGGTATTCTTGCTCTGAAGAACAAGTACAAGTTCTATCTTTTCGTTGACGAGGCTCACTCTGTGGGTGCTCTTGGCCCTCGCGGTCGTGGTGTTTGCGACTACTTCGGCATTGACCCCTCCGAAGTTGATATTCTCATGGGAACTTTGACGAAATCTTTTGGTGCCAACGGTGGTTACATTGCAGCCGAGAAGCATAtcatcgacaagctcaagagctCCAACGCTGCTACTCAGTATGGCGAAACTCCTGCTCCTTGTGTGCTCATGCAAATTTTGGCTTCCCTGAAACTCATTACTGGCGAGCTGTGTCCTGGTCAAGGTGAGGAGCGTCTTCAGCGCATTGCCTTCAACTCTCGTTACCTTCGTCTCGGACTTAAGCGTCTTGGCCTTATTGTCTATGGCCACGATGACTCTCCTATCATTCCTGTCATGCTCTACCACCCCGCCAAGCTCCCTGCATTCAGTCACGAGATGCTTCGACGAAAGATTTCCGTCGTCGTTGTTGGATATCCTGCGACCCCACTCATCAGCTCTCGCGCCCGTTTCTGTGTTTCTGCTGCCCACAACAAGGAGGATCTTGACCGTCTGTTGGCTGCCTGCGACGAAGTCGGTGACATCCTGCAGATCAAATTCTCGACCGGTGTGGCAGGCGGACTG